One window of Thermacetogenium phaeum DSM 12270 genomic DNA carries:
- the fsa gene encoding fructose-6-phosphate aldolase: protein MEIYLDTANVEEIRKAAEWGVISGVTTNPTLVSKERGRDFHGIIKEICTIVRGPVSAEVISQDADGILREARDLAAIDPHVVVKIPVTPEGLSAVRILAGEGIRANVTLVFSALQALLAARAGAAFVSPFIGRIDDIGQEGMDVVEDIVRIFDNYGFGTKVIAASIRHPRHVLEAARLGADIATVPFRVLEQMFRHPLTDRGIERFLADWAKMREERN from the coding sequence TTGGAAATCTATCTGGATACTGCCAATGTGGAGGAAATTAGAAAGGCTGCGGAATGGGGTGTGATCTCCGGAGTCACCACCAACCCGACCCTGGTTTCCAAGGAGCGCGGCCGTGATTTTCACGGGATTATCAAGGAGATCTGCACCATCGTCCGGGGCCCAGTCAGCGCCGAGGTAATCAGCCAGGACGCTGACGGGATTCTCCGGGAGGCGCGGGATCTGGCGGCCATCGATCCGCATGTTGTGGTGAAAATACCGGTGACTCCTGAGGGGTTGTCGGCCGTCCGGATTCTGGCCGGAGAGGGCATCCGTGCCAATGTCACCCTTGTTTTCAGCGCCCTTCAGGCCCTGCTGGCGGCGCGCGCCGGAGCGGCTTTTGTCAGCCCTTTTATCGGCCGCATCGACGACATCGGCCAGGAGGGGATGGATGTTGTAGAGGATATCGTCCGGATATTCGACAATTACGGGTTTGGGACGAAGGTCATTGCGGCCAGCATCCGCCATCCCCGCCATGTGCTGGAGGCGGCCAGGTTGGGAGCGGATATCGCCACGGTGCCGTTCCGTGTGCTCGAGCAGATGTTCCGGCATCCCTTAACCGATCGCGGCATCGAGCGTTTCCTTGCCGATTGGGCAAAGATGCGAGAAGAAAGAAATTGA
- a CDS encoding class II fructose-1,6-bisphosphate aldolase, whose translation MGLVTCAEILASAEAGGYAVGAFNCNNMEIVQAIIRAAEAERSPVIIQASQGAIKYAGMGYIVALIREAAASASVPVAMHLDHGTDFQQVMLCIRNGFTSVMIDGSHHPLSENIDITKRVVEVAHAVGVSVEGELGRIRGVEDEVRVSEREAFFTDPEEARIFVRETGVDALAPSIGTAHGRYRGKPELDFDRLAQIRKLTGVPLVLHGSSGVPGEDIRRAISLGVRKVNIDTDIREAFVAEVRRRLEADPSEIDPRRILGPAREKACQVIREKIRLFGSAGKA comes from the coding sequence TTGGGTCTGGTCACATGTGCGGAAATACTCGCCAGCGCCGAAGCAGGCGGTTACGCAGTCGGCGCCTTTAACTGCAACAACATGGAGATCGTTCAGGCTATTATTCGGGCGGCCGAGGCCGAACGCTCTCCGGTGATTATCCAGGCGAGCCAGGGTGCCATCAAGTACGCGGGTATGGGCTATATTGTGGCCCTGATCCGGGAGGCTGCCGCTTCTGCCAGTGTGCCTGTGGCCATGCACCTCGACCACGGAACGGACTTTCAGCAGGTGATGCTCTGCATCAGGAACGGCTTTACATCGGTCATGATCGACGGATCGCACCACCCGTTAAGTGAGAATATCGACATCACCAAAAGGGTCGTCGAGGTCGCCCATGCGGTAGGGGTCTCTGTGGAAGGGGAACTGGGCCGCATCCGGGGTGTAGAGGATGAGGTCCGGGTTTCCGAGCGAGAGGCTTTCTTTACCGATCCGGAAGAGGCGAGAATCTTTGTGCGGGAGACCGGGGTTGATGCCCTGGCCCCGTCTATCGGAACCGCCCACGGGCGCTACCGCGGGAAACCTGAGCTGGACTTCGACCGACTGGCGCAGATCAGAAAACTGACTGGGGTACCTTTGGTGCTGCACGGCTCCTCGGGTGTCCCCGGCGAGGATATCAGAAGGGCGATCTCCCTGGGGGTGCGGAAGGTGAATATCGATACCGACATCCGGGAGGCCTTTGTGGCCGAGGTCCGCCGACGCCTGGAGGCCGATCCTTCAGAGATCGACCCCCGCCGGATTTTAGGCCCCGCTCGGGAGAAGGCCTGTCAGGTGATCAGGGAGAAGATTCGGCTCTTCGGCTCCGCGGGCAAGGCATAG
- the alr gene encoding alanine racemase, with translation MTEDRMLHSRWIEVDLDAVAHNVSQVREFLGEGVRLLAVVKSDAYGHGIVPVARTALAKGASMLGVTHPEEGMSLREAGITAPILVFRPLLPGEEEAVLRYGLTPSVSSLEQAVRLADAGRRYGKRVPVHLKVETGMGRTGLKPAALKDAAAELFSLAELEWEGIYTHFASAAGDPSFTRHQFRVFQDVVRHLAERGVVFSLRHVCNSAAALLYPEMHLEMVRVGTLLYGQLPAGVPQNSLELAGTWSFWARVLHLQRVQKGDTVGYGRTHKVRRDTLLAVIPVGYSDGFGIDVSPRPVGMGDLIKVMGKIVLNYLGFPVGTGYVIINGASAPVVGRIGMELSCVDVGKIPGVEVGTPVLLQARRTVIRASVPRVYRGEMLPEGSGFQKAPLGDTQM, from the coding sequence ATGACAGAAGACAGAATGCTGCATTCCCGCTGGATAGAGGTTGATCTCGATGCAGTTGCCCACAACGTCTCCCAGGTGAGGGAATTCTTGGGGGAAGGGGTGCGCCTGCTGGCGGTTGTTAAGTCCGATGCCTACGGGCACGGTATCGTCCCGGTGGCCCGCACAGCCCTGGCGAAGGGGGCCTCGATGCTGGGGGTGACCCATCCCGAAGAAGGGATGTCTTTGAGGGAGGCCGGGATCACCGCGCCTATCCTTGTTTTCCGCCCCCTCTTACCCGGCGAGGAGGAGGCGGTGCTCAGGTACGGGCTGACTCCCTCGGTCAGCAGCCTGGAGCAGGCGGTGCGGCTGGCCGATGCCGGGCGCCGATACGGGAAGAGGGTTCCCGTTCACCTGAAGGTGGAGACGGGGATGGGAAGGACCGGTTTGAAGCCGGCTGCCCTCAAGGATGCGGCGGCTGAGCTCTTCTCCCTGGCAGAGCTGGAATGGGAGGGGATCTACACCCACTTCGCTTCTGCTGCCGGGGACCCCTCCTTCACCAGGCATCAGTTTCGGGTTTTCCAGGATGTGGTGCGCCACCTGGCGGAACGGGGAGTGGTCTTCTCCCTGCGGCATGTCTGCAACAGCGCTGCGGCCCTCCTTTACCCGGAAATGCACCTGGAGATGGTGCGGGTGGGTACTCTTTTATACGGCCAACTCCCCGCCGGGGTGCCGCAGAACTCTCTGGAGCTGGCAGGTACCTGGTCCTTTTGGGCGCGGGTGTTGCACCTGCAGAGGGTGCAGAAGGGGGACACGGTCGGCTACGGGAGAACCCATAAGGTGCGCCGGGATACTCTCCTGGCGGTGATACCCGTGGGCTACAGCGACGGCTTCGGCATCGACGTCAGCCCGCGCCCTGTCGGTATGGGGGACCTCATCAAAGTGATGGGAAAAATTGTTTTGAATTATCTGGGTTTTCCGGTCGGCACCGGTTATGTTATAATCAACGGTGCTTCCGCTCCGGTCGTAGGCAGGATCGGAATGGAATTAAGCTGTGTCGATGTGGGCAAGATACCAGGTGTGGAAGTAGGGACGCCGGTGCTTCTGCAGGCACGGCGCACGGTGATCAGGGCATCTGTCCCCAGGGTTTACCGGGGGGAGATGCTGCCGGAGGGGAGCGGTTTTCAGAAGGCGCCTCTGGGCGATACTCAAATGTAA
- a CDS encoding lipid II:glycine glycyltransferase FemX, with protein sequence MHLIGEKEKDLFNRFISTSPKPHFLQTYEWGELKRGTGWLPLRLLITRQGTPIAAISLLKRTIPYFKKSILYAPRGPVLGRECDEEGEAFFWQELRRLGRSHGAIFIKVDPDIPVEDREAGERLKKHGLRPVEEKAGFGGVQPRYVFRLDLTPSEDELLAGMAGKTRYNLRLAIRKGVVVRTAEKKEDLAVFYEILQETAERDGFLIRNFGYFERMWDLFVEQGMARLFLAEYRGEVIAGTIAFHCGDKVWYLYGASSSRHRNVMPNNLLQWTMIRWAKSLGCRIYDFRGVPPTDDPGNPLSGLYRFKKGFGGRFTEFIGEYDLVLSTFWYFLWRRVFPLYLRFTHRRKGGEQEME encoded by the coding sequence GTGCACCTGATCGGAGAAAAAGAGAAGGACTTATTCAACCGCTTTATCAGCACCTCTCCCAAACCGCACTTCCTCCAGACCTACGAGTGGGGGGAGTTGAAAAGGGGGACCGGCTGGCTACCGCTGCGCCTTCTGATCACCAGGCAGGGCACTCCCATTGCCGCCATTTCCCTCTTGAAGAGGACGATTCCCTATTTTAAGAAGTCCATCCTCTATGCCCCGCGCGGACCGGTTTTGGGCAGGGAGTGCGATGAGGAGGGTGAGGCGTTCTTCTGGCAGGAGTTGAGAAGGCTGGGGAGGAGCCACGGGGCGATCTTCATCAAGGTCGACCCGGACATTCCCGTTGAGGACAGGGAGGCCGGAGAGCGCCTGAAAAAACACGGATTGCGCCCGGTGGAGGAGAAGGCGGGATTCGGCGGGGTGCAGCCCCGCTACGTTTTCCGGCTGGACCTGACCCCTTCTGAGGATGAACTGCTGGCGGGGATGGCGGGCAAGACTAGATACAATCTGCGCCTGGCCATCCGCAAAGGGGTTGTGGTGCGGACGGCCGAGAAGAAAGAAGATCTGGCGGTATTTTACGAGATATTGCAGGAAACGGCAGAGCGGGACGGCTTTCTGATCCGTAACTTCGGCTACTTCGAGCGAATGTGGGACCTCTTCGTAGAACAGGGGATGGCGCGGCTTTTTCTGGCCGAATACAGGGGTGAGGTGATAGCCGGAACCATAGCCTTTCACTGCGGGGATAAGGTCTGGTATCTCTATGGTGCCTCCAGCAGCCGGCATCGCAATGTGATGCCCAACAACCTCCTGCAGTGGACGATGATCCGCTGGGCGAAGTCCTTGGGGTGCAGGATCTACGACTTCCGGGGAGTGCCTCCGACGGACGACCCCGGCAACCCCTTATCCGGCCTTTATCGCTTCAAGAAGGGCTTCGGGGGGCGCTTCACCGAATTTATCGGGGAGTACGACCTCGTTCTCTCCACCTTCTGGTACTTTCTCTGGAGGCGGGTGTTCCCCCTGTATTTGAGGTTCACCCACCGCCGCAAGGGCGGGGAGCAGGAGATGGAATAG
- a CDS encoding CTP synthase, producing MTKFIFVTGGVVSSLGKGITAASLGRLLKSRGFSVAIQKFDPYINIDPGTMSPYQHGEVFVTDDGAETDLDLGHYERFLDQSLSRESNVTAGRIYDSVIRKERRGDYLGGTVQVIPHITNEIKEFIRRIAESEGPDVVITEIGGTVGDIESLPFLEAIRQLKTDVGREHVLYIHVTLVPFLKAAQELKTKPTQHSVKELRSIGIQPDIIVCRCETPLSRELKDKIALFCDIDKKAVIEAVDAASIYEVPLLLEKEGLAEIVCERLGLPQRTPELEEWRGLVDSYYNPRRSVRVAVVGKYIELKDAYLSIAEALCHGGLAHQTRVDITWVDAEELEAGDADRIFDGVRGILVPGGFGSRGIAGKIKAISYARKKELPFLGICLGMQCAVIEFARSTCGLKGANSTEFDPQTPHPVIDLLPDQKGAKDLGGTMRLGSYPCKLSSGSRAAAAYGCENVQERHRHRYEFSNAYRDVITAGGMEITGTSPDGSLVEIVEIPDHPWFVACQFHPEFKSRPNRPHPLFRDFVGATLG from the coding sequence TTGACGAAGTTCATATTTGTTACAGGTGGAGTTGTATCCTCTCTGGGAAAGGGGATTACAGCCGCGTCACTGGGCCGCCTGCTGAAGAGCCGCGGCTTTTCGGTGGCCATTCAGAAGTTCGACCCCTATATCAACATCGACCCGGGGACGATGAGCCCCTATCAGCACGGGGAGGTTTTCGTTACCGACGACGGAGCGGAAACCGATCTGGATCTCGGCCACTACGAGCGCTTTCTCGACCAGAGCCTGTCTCGTGAGAGCAACGTCACCGCCGGCCGCATCTACGATTCGGTGATCCGCAAGGAGCGCCGCGGGGACTACCTGGGAGGGACCGTCCAGGTCATCCCGCACATTACCAATGAGATCAAGGAATTCATCAGGAGAATTGCCGAAAGCGAGGGCCCCGATGTGGTGATAACGGAGATCGGGGGGACGGTAGGGGACATCGAATCCCTGCCCTTTCTGGAGGCGATCCGGCAGCTGAAAACCGACGTCGGGCGTGAGCATGTGCTCTACATTCACGTCACCCTGGTACCCTTCTTAAAAGCTGCACAGGAACTGAAGACCAAGCCCACCCAACACAGCGTGAAGGAACTGCGCTCTATCGGTATTCAGCCGGACATTATCGTCTGCCGCTGCGAAACCCCTCTATCCCGCGAGCTTAAGGATAAGATCGCCCTTTTCTGCGATATCGACAAGAAAGCCGTCATCGAGGCCGTGGATGCGGCCTCGATTTACGAGGTCCCCCTGCTTTTGGAGAAGGAGGGCCTGGCGGAGATCGTCTGCGAGCGCCTCGGGCTCCCCCAGAGAACACCCGAACTGGAGGAATGGAGGGGGCTCGTCGACAGCTATTATAACCCCCGGCGGAGTGTCCGGGTGGCGGTTGTGGGGAAGTACATCGAGCTCAAGGATGCCTATCTCAGCATTGCAGAAGCCCTCTGCCACGGCGGTCTCGCCCATCAGACGAGGGTGGATATTACCTGGGTGGACGCCGAAGAGCTGGAGGCGGGGGATGCCGATCGCATCTTCGATGGGGTGCGCGGAATCCTAGTGCCGGGAGGCTTCGGCAGCAGGGGGATCGCCGGCAAGATCAAGGCCATCTCCTATGCCAGGAAGAAGGAGCTTCCCTTCCTGGGGATCTGCCTGGGGATGCAGTGCGCCGTGATCGAGTTTGCCCGTTCCACCTGCGGCCTTAAAGGGGCGAACAGCACGGAGTTCGACCCGCAGACCCCTCATCCCGTCATCGATCTGCTCCCCGACCAGAAGGGGGCGAAGGACCTGGGGGGGACGATGCGCCTGGGAAGCTACCCCTGCAAGCTGTCGTCCGGAAGCAGGGCGGCGGCGGCCTACGGCTGTGAGAATGTGCAGGAACGCCACCGCCACCGTTATGAGTTCAGCAATGCCTACAGGGATGTTATCACTGCGGGGGGGATGGAGATCACCGGAACCTCGCCTGATGGGAGCCTGGTGGAGATCGTGGAGATTCCCGATCATCCCTGGTTTGTAGCCTGCCAGTTCCACCCTGAGTTCAAGTCCCGTCCCAACAGGCCGCATCCCCTCTTCCGGGACTTTGTCGGGGCGACCCTAGGTTAA
- a CDS encoding MBL fold metallo-hydrolase: MMIVRWLGHACFYCEGEGVRLLTDPFDPRVGYPIPDVEPDVVTVSHDHYDHNAVSVLKGHPGVLKSPGVHRVCGLEVEGFSVFHDEAGGALRGKNIIFAWKMDGLRLCHLGDLGHLLEEATVKGIGRVDVLMVPVGGVYTIDAAGALKVVEQLKPRLILPMHYRTPHLTFDLGPLDDFTRHFERVRREKVWQGTAESLPPEQEVVVLDYIQ, from the coding sequence ATGATGATCGTGCGCTGGTTGGGACATGCCTGTTTCTACTGCGAGGGGGAGGGGGTGCGTCTCCTGACCGATCCCTTCGATCCTCGGGTGGGCTATCCTATCCCTGATGTGGAACCGGATGTGGTGACCGTCAGCCATGACCACTACGACCACAACGCAGTGAGCGTTCTCAAAGGGCACCCGGGGGTTTTAAAAAGCCCCGGCGTCCACCGGGTTTGCGGCCTGGAAGTGGAGGGTTTTTCCGTTTTTCACGATGAAGCCGGGGGTGCCCTGCGGGGGAAGAATATCATCTTTGCGTGGAAGATGGACGGTTTGCGCCTCTGCCACCTAGGTGACCTGGGGCACCTGTTGGAGGAGGCCACGGTGAAAGGGATCGGGAGGGTGGATGTTCTCATGGTGCCGGTAGGTGGTGTTTATACCATCGACGCCGCAGGTGCCTTAAAGGTGGTTGAGCAGTTAAAGCCTCGCCTGATCCTTCCGATGCATTACCGCACCCCCCATCTTACTTTTGATCTCGGCCCCCTGGATGACTTCACCCGCCACTTTGAAAGGGTGCGTCGGGAGAAAGTCTGGCAGGGGACGGCGGAGAGCCTCCCTCCGGAACAGGAAGTGGTGGTGCTGGATTACATTCAGTAA
- the argS gene encoding arginine--tRNA ligase: MLLEHLKNRIYLDLKEAAERAQEAGELQFDHLPPYTLERPRESAHGDLATNIAMVLARPAKAAPRKIAEVLLKYFPAGRNRVARLEVAGPGFINFFLDPAWVYDVIPEVEEMDERYGCSNVGGGEKVQVEFVSANPTGQLHMGNARGAALGDTLAAVLEAAGYDVTREFYINDAGNQIEIFGRSLEARYLQLLGKDVPFPEDGYPGEDLVECMKRLISQEGDRYAGMAPELRREILIKYALKEKLSEMERDLADFGVHYDVWFSEQTLHDSGAIEEVLKELQEKGYIYEKDEAIWFRSTLFGDEKDEVLVRSNGVPTYFAADIAYHQNKFRRGFDRVINIWGADHHGHVARLKGAMQALGIDPDRLQVIIMQLVRLFRGGEPVRMSKRSGEYVTLRELMEEVGKDAARFFFVDRSADSHLDFDLDLAKEQSSENPVYYVQYAHARICSILRQAGEIPRAREIDCSVLREEEERALIEKIAELPGEIIHAATRLEPHRLTRYAYDLANLFHGFYTTCRVLNAGTGLREARLALVNACRITLRNTLKIIGVSAPERM, encoded by the coding sequence ATGCTGCTGGAACATTTGAAGAACCGGATTTATCTCGACCTGAAGGAAGCGGCGGAGAGGGCGCAGGAAGCGGGGGAACTGCAGTTTGACCATCTTCCCCCTTACACTTTGGAGAGGCCGCGGGAGAGCGCCCATGGTGACCTGGCCACCAATATCGCCATGGTCCTGGCCCGCCCGGCGAAAGCGGCGCCCCGGAAGATCGCCGAAGTGCTGCTGAAATACTTCCCTGCCGGGAGGAACAGGGTGGCCCGCTTGGAGGTGGCGGGCCCGGGGTTCATCAACTTCTTCCTGGATCCAGCCTGGGTTTACGACGTAATCCCGGAAGTTGAGGAGATGGATGAAAGGTACGGTTGCTCTAACGTCGGGGGCGGGGAGAAGGTGCAGGTGGAGTTCGTGAGCGCCAACCCCACGGGGCAGTTGCACATGGGGAACGCCCGGGGGGCGGCCCTGGGGGACACCCTGGCCGCCGTGCTTGAGGCTGCCGGTTATGATGTGACCCGGGAGTTTTACATCAACGACGCCGGGAACCAGATCGAGATCTTCGGCCGCTCTCTGGAAGCCCGGTATCTGCAGCTGTTGGGAAAGGATGTTCCCTTCCCTGAAGACGGCTACCCCGGGGAGGACCTCGTCGAGTGCATGAAGCGGCTCATTTCTCAGGAAGGGGACAGGTACGCCGGGATGGCCCCGGAACTGCGGCGGGAGATCCTGATCAAGTACGCGCTAAAAGAGAAGCTGTCGGAGATGGAGAGGGACCTGGCCGACTTCGGAGTGCATTATGATGTCTGGTTTTCAGAGCAGACTCTGCATGATTCCGGGGCGATCGAAGAGGTTTTGAAGGAGCTGCAGGAGAAAGGCTACATTTATGAGAAGGATGAGGCGATCTGGTTCCGCTCAACCCTTTTCGGGGATGAGAAGGATGAGGTGCTGGTGCGGAGCAACGGTGTCCCCACCTATTTTGCCGCCGATATCGCTTACCACCAGAACAAGTTCCGGAGAGGCTTTGACCGGGTGATCAACATCTGGGGGGCGGACCACCACGGCCATGTGGCCCGCCTCAAGGGAGCGATGCAGGCTTTGGGAATCGACCCCGACCGGCTGCAGGTGATCATCATGCAGCTGGTCCGGTTGTTCCGTGGGGGAGAGCCCGTGAGGATGTCCAAGAGGTCCGGAGAGTATGTGACCTTAAGGGAGCTCATGGAAGAAGTAGGGAAGGACGCAGCGCGCTTCTTCTTCGTGGACCGCAGTGCCGACAGCCACCTGGATTTCGACCTCGACCTCGCCAAAGAGCAGTCGAGTGAAAATCCGGTCTATTACGTGCAGTACGCCCATGCCCGGATCTGCAGCATCTTGCGCCAGGCGGGGGAGATACCCAGGGCGCGGGAGATCGACTGCAGTGTTTTGCGGGAAGAGGAGGAGCGCGCCCTGATTGAAAAGATCGCCGAGCTGCCGGGGGAGATCATCCATGCTGCCACCCGACTGGAGCCGCACCGCCTGACCCGTTACGCCTACGATCTGGCGAACCTCTTTCACGGTTTTTATACGACCTGCCGCGTTCTCAATGCCGGGACGGGGCTCCGGGAGGCGCGTCTGGCCCTCGTCAATGCCTGTCGCATAACGCTCAGGAACACCCTGAAGATAATAGGAGTATCTGCTCCGGAAAGGATGTGA
- a CDS encoding two-component system sensor histidine kinase NtrB yields MNISAEPSMQQILEVIPLGIGVFNRKRQVVALNTLLAKVIGISGEEVAGQDILEVFREGGVPPDHPILLALKEGGNYTGPVTPITSRFPSYFSTHFVKDEDGGIAGGLVILWDARRQQELENAVLRAERLAIMGQLAAAAMHEIRNPLSSVQGILQLLRREVRGARFQNYLEIMLNALDRVNSLLTDYLRLAKPGIPRREPCDLKELMAEVAALVENEISGKGIRFISSPAPDLPPVALDREQFHQVLFNVLKNALEATPAGGEIRMEASVDAGQGAARITVRDTGPGIAEEVLQQVFDPFFTTKEKGTGLGLYVCRSIVENHGGEIRIGNNPDRGCAVEIILPCK; encoded by the coding sequence TTGAATATCAGCGCAGAACCGTCCATGCAGCAGATTTTGGAAGTTATTCCTCTGGGAATTGGGGTATTTAACAGGAAAAGGCAGGTCGTCGCTCTCAACACCCTGTTGGCGAAGGTTATCGGAATCTCCGGAGAAGAGGTTGCCGGCCAAGACATCCTGGAAGTGTTCCGGGAGGGAGGGGTTCCGCCGGACCATCCGATACTGCTGGCCTTGAAAGAGGGGGGTAACTACACCGGACCGGTGACACCCATTACCAGCCGGTTCCCTTCTTATTTCAGCACCCATTTCGTGAAGGACGAGGATGGAGGGATAGCCGGAGGGCTGGTAATCCTCTGGGATGCCAGGAGGCAGCAGGAGCTGGAGAATGCCGTTCTCCGAGCGGAGCGCCTGGCCATCATGGGGCAGCTCGCCGCCGCGGCCATGCACGAGATCCGCAATCCGTTGAGCTCGGTGCAGGGCATCCTGCAGCTCCTCAGAAGGGAAGTGAGGGGGGCGAGGTTTCAGAATTACCTGGAGATCATGCTCAACGCCCTCGACCGCGTCAATTCACTGCTCACCGACTATCTCCGTCTGGCCAAGCCGGGAATTCCCCGCCGTGAGCCCTGCGACCTGAAGGAGCTGATGGCCGAGGTAGCGGCGCTGGTAGAGAACGAGATCAGCGGCAAGGGGATCCGGTTCATCTCTTCCCCGGCGCCGGATCTCCCACCGGTGGCCCTCGACCGGGAGCAGTTTCATCAGGTATTGTTCAACGTCCTGAAAAACGCCTTGGAAGCAACACCAGCCGGCGGGGAGATCAGAATGGAGGCTTCGGTTGACGCCGGGCAGGGCGCGGCCAGAATCACCGTCAGAGATACGGGTCCGGGGATCGCCGAAGAGGTCCTCCAGCAGGTTTTTGACCCCTTCTTTACCACAAAGGAGAAGGGGACAGGCCTCGGTCTTTACGTATGCCGGTCGATCGTGGAGAACCACGGAGGGGAGATCCGGATCGGCAACAACCCAGACCGCGGGTGTGCTGTGGAGATTATTCTGCCGTGTAAATAG
- a CDS encoding RAD55 family ATPase: MNNKAYFGIEGLDNLIAQGMEYGTQIMVHGDTGIGKTFLAGEFIKEGLLCGDTCIYVACDEPPEVMRRHLRGFKVGTKAYEEAQRLIFVDAYEEEGSREKYAIAGQSSLDKFFALEKELLDRFPGRRKRLVVDSLSTLFTPFEPAEILEFHRTRLKYLRKRGILALDVFVDGVLEERVMTVTSHLYNVIVRMKFGVSEGRPVRLLQVGKVRSGKFSAVPHIFGISPVFGIIFAPDLGV; encoded by the coding sequence ATGAACAACAAGGCGTATTTCGGGATTGAGGGGCTTGATAACCTTATCGCGCAGGGGATGGAATACGGCACCCAGATCATGGTGCACGGTGACACCGGCATCGGCAAGACATTTCTGGCCGGGGAATTCATCAAGGAGGGGCTGCTCTGCGGTGATACCTGCATCTACGTGGCCTGCGACGAACCGCCGGAGGTGATGCGCAGGCACCTGAGGGGCTTCAAAGTGGGAACGAAAGCCTACGAAGAGGCGCAGCGCCTGATCTTCGTCGACGCCTATGAGGAGGAAGGGAGTAGAGAAAAGTATGCGATTGCCGGACAGAGCAGCCTGGATAAGTTTTTTGCCCTGGAGAAGGAGCTCCTGGATCGTTTTCCCGGCAGGAGGAAGCGCCTGGTGGTGGACAGCCTGAGCACCCTCTTTACGCCGTTTGAGCCGGCCGAGATCCTGGAGTTTCACCGGACGCGCTTGAAGTACCTGCGCAAAAGGGGCATTCTGGCTCTCGATGTGTTCGTGGACGGGGTGCTGGAGGAGAGGGTGATGACCGTCACCAGCCACCTTTACAACGTCATCGTGCGCATGAAGTTCGGCGTCTCCGAAGGGAGGCCGGTGCGCCTTTTGCAGGTGGGGAAGGTGAGAAGCGGAAAGTTCAGCGCCGTTCCCCACATCTTCGGCATCAGCCCGGTTTTTGGTATTATCTTTGCACCGGATCTGGGGGTGTAG
- a CDS encoding ATPase domain-containing protein, translating to MLKVRTGISGFDELFYGGILAGSMVLVEGIPGAGKTTLGIEFVYRGAKDFGENGLILTFEQFPESLYRDACSLGWDLQQLEKENRLRVVCTSPEVVLEPESRFLEQIAGEVRAKRLVVDSVSHFRQVISNPLKLRQAVYAFGNGLRRLGLTSFLLKEQESDDEKLHSFEEFLVDVVVRLHYGERDGLQRRRALEIVKSRGQPHFSGRHSFQIKEGGIHVYSLRPLLKEPQGTLAPERRVKTGIRGLDELLRGGFPEGAGVVVAGEAGTGKSVLGTEYLVKGALCREKGCYISLEEPPERIIARSASFSWNLSALIDQNLVQIFYTPFVDVNIDQFIAEIRGLIGRHRIRRLVLDSLPALISGVQDAAALREKLFFLLAYLKNLDCTSLFLYPTVVGQEDRQFGIVQSLVQGSIILKSILFHNRRMRLLELYKMRGTAHATGNHLMEITEDGVQVFPRPGGWQ from the coding sequence GTGCTCAAAGTTCGCACCGGGATCAGTGGTTTTGATGAGCTGTTCTACGGGGGTATCCTGGCAGGAAGCATGGTGCTTGTGGAGGGGATTCCCGGGGCGGGGAAAACGACGCTGGGCATTGAGTTTGTCTACAGGGGGGCCAAGGATTTCGGGGAGAACGGACTGATTCTGACTTTTGAGCAGTTCCCGGAGTCGCTCTACCGGGACGCCTGCAGCCTGGGATGGGACCTGCAGCAGTTGGAGAAGGAGAACAGGCTCCGCGTGGTCTGCACTTCACCTGAGGTGGTCTTGGAGCCTGAATCAAGATTTCTCGAACAAATCGCCGGGGAAGTGAGGGCGAAACGGCTGGTTGTCGACAGCGTCTCCCATTTTCGCCAGGTGATCTCCAATCCTCTCAAGCTCAGGCAGGCGGTATATGCCTTCGGCAACGGGCTGCGGCGCCTGGGGCTGACCTCCTTCCTGTTGAAGGAGCAGGAGAGCGATGATGAGAAACTGCATTCCTTTGAAGAATTTCTGGTCGACGTTGTGGTGCGGCTGCACTACGGGGAAAGGGACGGCTTGCAGCGCCGGCGCGCCCTGGAGATCGTCAAAAGCCGCGGCCAGCCTCACTTTTCCGGCAGACACAGCTTCCAGATCAAAGAGGGGGGCATCCACGTCTATTCTCTGCGCCCGCTCCTTAAGGAGCCGCAGGGAACCCTGGCCCCAGAGCGCCGGGTGAAGACGGGGATCCGCGGCCTTGACGAACTTCTGCGCGGGGGCTTTCCCGAAGGAGCAGGTGTCGTTGTGGCGGGTGAGGCGGGCACCGGGAAGTCGGTGCTGGGGACGGAGTACCTGGTCAAAGGCGCCCTCTGCAGGGAGAAGGGATGCTATATTTCCCTGGAGGAGCCACCGGAAAGGATCATCGCCCGTTCGGCATCTTTTTCCTGGAACCTGTCTGCTCTTATAGATCAGAATCTGGTGCAAATCTTTTACACGCCCTTTGTGGATGTCAACATCGATCAGTTCATTGCGGAAATAAGGGGGTTGATCGGGAGGCACCGGATCAGGCGCCTGGTGCTGGATTCCCTGCCTGCCCTGATCAGCGGGGTGCAGGACGCTGCGGCCTTACGGGAGAAGCTCTTTTTCCTTCTTGCCTATCTCAAGAATCTCGATTGTACTTCCCTCTTCCTTTACCCGACCGTGGTGGGGCAGGAGGACCGGCAGTTCGGTATCGTCCAGTCTCTCGTTCAGGGGAGCATTATATTGAAGTCGATCCTTTTTCACAACAGGCGCATGCGCCTGTTGGAACTCTATAAAATGCGGGGTACCGCTCACGCTACCGGAAACCATCTGATGGAGATAACAGAGGATGGTGTTCAGGTATTCCCGCGTCCGGGAGGGTGGCAATGA